The genomic region GcgttatttgcagttgagacttgtggctgagagcttaaatcagcagagaaCTTAACTTAGCTAACCAAAATGCACGAACCTTCACTTTGCCAATGAAACGATTACCATAGCTAGTTGATAGCATTCTAGGCTTGTGATATCTGTTTGGGTTTAACTCAGCTCTCCATGTCCCGGTCTAGATTCTGTCCTACCTCGCAATCGCCAAAAGGGCTGTAACCGCAGGGTTTCTAAGCGAGAGTTACTCTCGTCAACTTGGCCAAAACTTCTACAGTCGAGAGTAGAAAAGTCGGTAGAGATAATACAAGTGTGGGGGACCATTGCTGATGCATCATAATACGGAGCTAGATCAGAAGGTTGCCATTAATCCAAGGTTCACCAATTTTTGACCGACCTGAACACATTTTGGCATCTCTGTACCCCTTCACATTTTAGATGCATGGCTCTTGAAATGGTATTGAGGCATGCCACTAGCAGTAATCGAGCGAATACAGTTACTGCGGAGTAGGATTGTGGATAGCTTCATGCGTGTCTCACTCTGATATAATCACTCTAAAATATGATAGTGCCATCTAATCCTCTCAGACATCGGAAGGCGATAGCAAATTGGTGCTAGACCTAATATGACTGATAGGAACTACGGCCGAAGCAGCTAGTCGTAGTATATCAAGCTCTTGAAATACTACTACCATGTACAACCATTCCATGGAGACTAAGCAAGTGAATATCACAGACGAGGTCAGACGCAGTGTAAAACTTGTCACTTTGAACAATATGCATTATGAAATATACTATCATGTAAAAACCAAATCGCTTTCCTTCATATCAAATTCGTAAGATCTCGGACTCCACTCCAGCAAATTACACAACCTCTCTGGACTTGTTCTCAACATAAACAACCTGTCCCTGAGTGTTCATAGCAACgctctccttctcattgTACACGGCATCCTGCTGCTCAGCGTCACGGTTGCCGAACAAACCAATCTTGTACCAAGGAAGGTCAAAGAGCCTGTCCATGCTCTCGAGAGAACGACCAGCAGTCTCAGGGACTGAAACAACGACCCAAAGACCACCCACAACCAGGATAGCAGCATAGGTCCAGAAGGTGCCGTTGGGGTTGATTCCACCCTCGGATGACGGCAAAAGCATGTTGGGAGTGGCTCGGCTGCTACCGTATTGGCAGAGGAAATGCAGGGTCATGGCGAATGAGGTACCGAAAGCTCTGACACGGAGGGGGAACAACTCGGCGGTGAGAATGTAGGACATGGTGTTCCAACCAAGAGCCCAACCAATACCAGAGATGTAGATCATAGCCATAGCACCACGAGCAGCTGCGGAAGAGCTGTGAGGCTCGGGGACAGCAGTGAGGAATGAGCCAACGTAGATCATGGCAAGAGCCTGCAGGGCAATGCCTCCGATAAGAGCACGCTTTCGGCCGATGACATCGACAAGGAAGAGAGCGCAGGTAATGGCTGAAATAAGCTTGACAATGCCGAAGAGGGCTGTAACAAGCAGACCAGTCTCAGAACCCTTGATACCGAGAAGGGCGAAGAGATCAGGAGCGTAGAGAGTGATAGAGCCGGCGCCAGACCACTGAGCAAGGACCTGGACCATGCTGGCGAGGTACAGACGATAAagattgctgctgttgaggaaAAGCTCCTTGCATGTACCGAGGAATGAGCTGTTGACACTCTCAAGCTCGTGCTCGTGGGCCAGCTGAATGGCGGTGATTTCGCGGGTAATGTAATCGGACTCGGGGTCTTGTTGTCGGAGGCGAGCCATAACAGCAGTAGCCTTCTCGGTTTGGCCCTTTTTGATGAGAAAGCGAGGAGATTCGTCGACGAAAAAGCTAAGGATCAGAATCAAGCCTGCAAACATGATGTGAAGGCTGGTGGGAACGAGCCAGCGGGCGTGAGTGTTGTCGCCCATGTGAAGAGAGCAGCCGTAGTTGGCAAAGTAAGCCAAGACGATGCCGAGATAGACGAAACCGGAGAATACACAAGTACAGAGACCACGAACAGCTGTTGGGGCGATTTCGGCGAGATAGACGGGACCGACAACGGCTGTTTGACCAACTCCGAGACCTGCGATGAAGCGACCGGCGTATACGGCGCCGAGACTGCCACCGTTGgccatgaagatgacgattcCGACGATCCAAACAATGCAGAGCTGTCGAGTAGCCCAGATACGTCCGATTCTATCGCAGATGAGGAAAGCACTAGAGTGAAAGAGTCAGTGGGTATTTCGTCTGGTTCAATAATGGCCGGTACTCACATCAATGCGCCTCCAACACAGCCAATTTGAACCATGGCGGAAACATTagccttgatgttggccTGTTCGACAGTCGAGTAATCCTCAAAGTGGATGTATTTCTTGAAGTCCTTTGACTTGAAAGCACCCGAGATCAGACCCTCATCAATACCACGCGCCGCACCCATGAGGCCGAAAGCAAAGACAGCAAACCATAGTCGCCAGTTAAAGACGCCCTTTGGCTCACCGACATCGcccagcttgaagatgttgacggGCTTCTTGACAACGCCTCCAGCCATTGTGATGGGTTTACTGAAACTGGAAGAGGGGAAGAGATGGGTTGGCTTGTCCGGGTGGTCTTGACTCTTTAAGCTTTGGATGCTTGGTCTGGACTGGACTAGTGATTGGGGAAGGCTTGGGGTCGAAGGGGGACCCTGATCTTATGGGGGATTGAAACGAGGTGTCACTAAGTCGGTTGCCCATGGGGTAAATCTTGATTCGGGTGATTTACCCCGTGGAGATTGAGAAACGGTTCGGTTTGTCATTGCTGGGTTTGAtggagttggtgatggctgTTGATGGAGACCGAATGTGTGATTTTGTTCCCGCGGGTAGAATTCGCCGACGAAAGAAACGGGGCGGGATCCCCGTTTATTGAGCATGATACCCGTGCGAGTGCGGAGAAGATTGAGTTGGTGGCGAGTCAATAGATGAAGGGACCAGTGTTACTCCCGAGAAGGCTTCCAGAACACGACCGGTATAGTGGTATAGCACACGCAAGCGTCGAGCACTTTGAGCTTTGAACACTGCATCTAGACTCACTGCACCTCATCTGATCCCATGAGTTTGAGATGAGATCACCCAAGTCCCCGTGTCCTACAGGGCCATCTCCGCATTAACAAGTTAAGCTTCATCGGTGACCCCCGCAACCTCCAACTCTTCTCGTCCTAGCTTCTTTGGACTTTGCCAAGACGGGGCTTAGATCGATGCCAAGGCCCATTTTTCTCGGCACGAACGGCACATAAGAAGCCTTGATGCCCCGGCCTCGTCCTCCCCTTCATCGTTACTCATTTGCTTGTGCTCCTTCGCTCTCGACTCACGAACCCACCTCTGGCCTGATGTTGCTCGCTCCCGCGGGTACGATCCCTGACATTCATGGTCCCGCGGATGCTCGCTCGTCGATTTCTAATGAAGAGACTTCCCGCGGTTGGGGAAGAATTCGCTCACGAGCTGAAATCTCGAATTTTTTAATGTTTCCTCCCGCGCTCGGGAACTCTTACTTTTTGAATCTCCGAATTTTCAGACAGTTTGCGAAGAATATGACGAATTATTGCTTACGAGCAGATATTGCAGTTCTCGGCGCTTTGAGAGAGATTGAGGAATCGTGATTGAATTATTGAATTATTGAAGTTTCGCGCTGCATCAAAACCAGCGGTTGGCTCAAGGAAAATGCGCTTATTCTGATGCGGCTTTAGAAAGTTCCCGCCGTGCGGCTGAAAAATATCATCCAGGCATTTCCCGTGGTAAGTGTGAGGCTCTGCTCAACGACGGCCAAACCAGTTACCCTAGAAGCGATTTTTCAGCCACGAATTAATATTTCAACGACATAAAGTCAATGCTGCAGAAAAATATAATTGAGATACTGAGAAGAAAATATAGTGGCTTATTTATGCTTTTCCCGCTGTTAAGTTTTATTATGCTCCGTTAGAAAATATGTTGCTTCTGGCAAGATGTGTTTCAAATCCCAAAAAGTAAATAGGTTCCACGTCGCATCGTCAATAGCactatataaaacttagaAGTGAATAGCGCATCCATCTCAATTCTCCAATATGCGATGCCAGGATCATAGTCAGCTCTATTCCTTTCATTTGCGAATCTAAAAGTCTTGAATCAAGCTATCAACTGCCTGTGCAACCTCACTGGGTCGAGAAATCTGCGGACTATGCCCAGATCCCTCTAAGACACGAATATTCCAAGCTCCGTTCCCTCCGCTCGAAGAAATCATGCTATCCTGGTCGGAAAGGGGAATGACGGCATCCTCTATCGCTTTGATATACGCCAAGCGACCTTTATAAGCCTCTTCCTGCCATGCTTGAGGAGGAACGATGCCCATGTTGGCAGCCATGCTCTGTGGCTGCAGCTGAGACAGAGCCCATTGTGCCTGCTGGTCCGAAACATCGGGTCGGTAGAACAGACTACCAGGGTCTTTGGCGACAAAGAGTCCGGGAGAAGGGGTATCCCATTTGACGTAAGGAAGGCCACCTAGGCTGCGAATAATAGCGCCTTGATCCATGCCTCCCGGAAATATGTACCCGCAAAGGTTGATGAAGCCCAAGACTCCACCTGGCAGCTTGTCCCTGGCCCGATCGGCGACAGACAGTCCGGTGATAGCCCCGCAGGCGATTGGTCCACCATATGAATGCGCCAGCACGACGACTTGCTTGCCTTCGGCTACGAGTGGTTCCAGGACACGTCGCACGTGCGCTGCATCGTCCAGTTGCGTCTTGCCTGGTACACCGGATACTGAAGGAAGATCTAGATTTTGAGTGATGTATCCAAGGGACTCCAGCTCAGGGATTTGGTGTTTCCAGGCCCAGGAGCCATGCCAGGCGCCGTGAACGAGAAGGATGGCGGGCTTTTGGGTGGACGGCATATTTGTACACAATTGGGAGAGTTgcacagaagaagatgaggttcGTGAGATGTTAAAAAGTCGGTCTTGCTGTCAAAATGCGCGAATAAGCCCAATTGGCATCTGTAGACTATAATCTTACGGCTTACGTCACAGACAAATGAGTCTGGCCTTGGCTGTCAAGGGGAGGCAAGGAAACTACTGGTAGGGTGTCTAATCTGAATAGGCAGAGGTAAATTCAGGATAGAGGCAGTGAACGTTACATTATTTTGGACTATGTGTTTTTGGCACTTTCGTTCAACATCTGAGGGCTTTCCTGAGCTGGACATTGGATGCACTAGACCAGAACCAGATAGCTAGACCCTTGATCGTCCAGATGAAAAGCGCAAAGTCTGAAACAACGCAATTTGGGCAATGATTGGTGTACTCCAGGTGAAGCCCCGTTTTGGCAAGACCCTTGTTAAAGTCGCTTGAGCTTCATCGACGTCGACGTCGACAACCTTGTTTAGTTATTTCCATTGTCTTGGTTCAAAAGTGGTCAATCGATTGACGGAATATGATCAAGTAATCAAAATGCGGGCTCTGTCATTTATTCATGACTAGAGACGGAGACCCCAtttcagcttctcaagagaACAGTGTGTGACCTGAGCATGCCCAAGTCGAGGCTTGTCACCGGCGCCACCAACCCCAGACCCCAGACCCCAGACCAGTCTATGTGAACCAGAGATTGAAAGAACCACCATCGATTTCACTTTTTTCAAAGAATTCGTTCGCCCAGTCGGTCGTGTTTGGTAAATAcctcctcttttctttgcaATTCCTCTTGCCATCTCTACTTGTCCTGCCCCCTTTCCGTGACGGAGTGATCCCCAGCATGTTCCGTTGCTTCTGTTTTCATTATCATTACTTTTTCGTCCCCTCGTCGCCTACCACGACCATTCTGATAATAACACGTCTGGCACACTCCTGATATGGTAAGCCAATATTAAGAGAGGTGAACTGTGAGTGAAAGCCCTCTGCACCGAGATCGATCGCCGACTCTACGGAGTCTCCCCGCCCCCTACCCCACGTCATTGCGGTACAAGAC from Fusarium fujikuroi IMI 58289 draft genome, chromosome FFUJ_chr04 harbors:
- a CDS encoding related to quinate transport protein, with the translated sequence MAGGVVKKPVNIFKLGDVGEPKGVFNWRLWFAVFAFGLMGAARGIDEGLISGAFKSKDFKKYIHFEDYSTVEQANIKANVSAMVQIGCVGGALIAFLICDRIGRIWATRQLCIVWIVGIVIFMANGGSLGAVYAGRFIAGLGVGQTAVVGPVYLAEIAPTAVRGLCTCVFSGFVYLGIVLAYFANYGCSLHMGDNTHARWLVPTSLHIMFAGLILILSFFVDESPRFLIKKGQTEKATAVMARLRQQDPESDYITREITAIQLAHEHELESVNSSFLGTCKELFLNSSNLYRLYLASMVQVLAQWSGAGSITLYAPDLFALLGIKGSETGLLVTALFGIVKLISAITCALFLVDVIGRKRALIGGIALQALAMIYVGSFLTAVPEPHSSSAAARGAMAMIYISGIGWALGWNTMSYILTAELFPLRVRAFGTSFAMTLHFLCQYGSSRATPNMLLPSSEGGINPNGTFWTYAAILVVGGLWVVVSVPETAGRSLESMDRLFDLPWYKIGLFGNRDAEQQDAVYNEKESVAMNTQGQVVYVENKSREVV